In bacterium, the following proteins share a genomic window:
- the rpsO gene encoding 30S ribosomal protein S15 has translation MALTKDQKDAVIGKYRKHEGDSGSPEVQIALLTMRINTLGDHFKMHKADHHSRRGLLKMVGQRKRLLSYLKKKDLEGYRALIKDLGIRG, from the coding sequence ATGGCACTGACCAAGGATCAGAAGGACGCGGTGATCGGCAAGTACCGCAAGCACGAGGGTGACTCGGGCTCGCCGGAAGTGCAGATCGCGCTGCTCACCATGCGGATCAACACCCTGGGCGATCACTTCAAGATGCACAAGGCGGATCACCATTCCCGCCGCGGGCTGCTGAAGATGGTCGGTCAGCGGAAGCGGCTGCTGTCCTACCTGAAGAAGAAGGACCTTGAGGGGTATCGCGCCCTGATCAAGGACCTGGGCATCCGGGGCTGA
- a CDS encoding glycosyltransferase → MTERLRVTALTGGKAVPSARFRVEQLAPALDRAGIDLDLRIARVSSFPPRNRWLRPLWLPATVLARIPAVAATHRAGPATASRFCSEFVSTLNTPEFATARPRVLDVDDAIWLRRGGGFAARLARQCDVVVAGNTYLAEWFGQHCERVEVLPTAVDTSLFAPSTGEVVESRPPAVGWIGTSTNYPSLLLWKDALREVLERFPELRLRLCADRPLPTGVFPEGRVDWVPWSPAAEAPFLRSLDLGLMPLADSPWARGKCSFKMLQYLACGVPAVVSPVGMNVEVLAGANVGRAAAAPGEAAAAIIDLLQDEATRRSLGRAGRRLVQESYSVDVVAPRLAAILREAARQ, encoded by the coding sequence ATGACTGAGCGGTTGCGCGTGACGGCGCTGACCGGCGGCAAGGCGGTGCCTTCGGCGCGCTTCCGCGTCGAGCAACTGGCGCCGGCCCTGGACCGCGCAGGCATCGATCTCGACCTGCGCATTGCGCGCGTGTCCAGCTTTCCGCCGCGCAACCGCTGGTTGCGTCCGCTGTGGCTGCCGGCCACCGTGCTGGCGCGCATTCCCGCCGTGGCGGCAACGCATAGGGCAGGCCCGGCAACCGCGTCACGCTTCTGCAGCGAGTTCGTCAGCACGCTGAACACGCCCGAGTTCGCCACGGCGCGGCCGCGCGTGCTCGATGTCGACGACGCCATCTGGCTTCGCCGCGGCGGGGGCTTCGCCGCGCGGCTGGCCCGGCAGTGCGACGTGGTCGTGGCCGGCAACACCTACCTGGCCGAGTGGTTCGGGCAGCACTGTGAACGGGTCGAGGTGCTGCCGACGGCCGTCGACACCTCGCTGTTCGCGCCGTCCACCGGCGAGGTGGTGGAGTCGCGCCCGCCGGCGGTGGGCTGGATCGGCACCTCGACCAACTACCCGTCGCTGCTTCTGTGGAAGGACGCGCTGCGCGAGGTGCTGGAGCGGTTCCCCGAACTGCGCCTGCGCCTGTGCGCCGACCGGCCGCTGCCGACCGGCGTGTTCCCGGAGGGTCGCGTCGACTGGGTGCCGTGGAGCCCGGCGGCCGAGGCGCCGTTCCTGCGCTCGCTCGACCTCGGGCTGATGCCGCTGGCCGACTCGCCCTGGGCCCGGGGCAAGTGCTCCTTCAAGATGCTGCAATACCTGGCCTGCGGGGTGCCGGCGGTGGTGTCGCCGGTCGGCATGAACGTCGAAGTGCTCGCCGGCGCCAACGTCGGACGGGCAGCCGCCGCGCCCGGTGAAGCCGCCGCCGCCATCATCGACCTGCTCCAGGACGAGGCCACCCGCCGCTCCCTGGGCCGGGCCGGACGCCGCCTGGTGCAGGAGTCCTATAGCGTCGATGTGGTGGCGCCCCGCCTGGCCGCCATCCTGCGGGAGGCTGCCCGCCAGTAG
- a CDS encoding oligosaccharide repeat unit polymerase, whose product MCINCASVCAYHLRLLGMKDVSAATHLVLLSCLLAYALGCAVAVRRRPPPPEAVLGNLDTRGLVAFFHITAAIATVGWMTAAFILVTRRGGIGMLLAHLWMLQDEFQMQGIGYMNMLGILVLPAFVLKRACGLRGRFDVPLVLSALFGLLLAGIKGFVFYSALTALVTWSLARPDRFRPRHLAVTGAVLLGFFVIYNSKVDIFVSDIVTAGNGWFASVPQLHWPYLYFVGAWPAMQNILDGQVAPPAIAGAVTLNAIWKPAGDLLGLVDSVPFALPFTDIGATLFNVYSMFGILYQEWTWPGAVAICGLLGFVGTRLYLRARWPGYWGHVLVYALFAYGLFMSCFMYVYRFNEAVLMLYLYGLAFVLLRGGVLVDRRRHD is encoded by the coding sequence GTGTGCATCAACTGTGCATCGGTGTGCGCCTACCACCTGCGGTTGCTGGGGATGAAGGACGTCTCGGCCGCCACGCACCTGGTCCTGCTCTCGTGCCTGCTGGCTTATGCCCTCGGTTGCGCCGTTGCCGTGAGGCGCCGGCCGCCGCCGCCCGAAGCCGTGCTCGGCAACCTGGACACGCGCGGCCTTGTCGCCTTCTTCCACATCACGGCCGCCATCGCCACGGTGGGCTGGATGACCGCGGCCTTCATCCTGGTCACGCGCCGCGGCGGGATCGGCATGCTGCTGGCCCACCTGTGGATGCTGCAGGACGAGTTCCAGATGCAGGGCATCGGCTACATGAACATGCTGGGCATCCTGGTGCTGCCGGCGTTCGTGCTCAAGCGTGCCTGCGGGCTGCGCGGGCGGTTCGATGTGCCGCTGGTGCTCAGTGCGCTGTTCGGGCTGCTGCTCGCCGGCATCAAGGGCTTCGTGTTCTACTCGGCGCTCACCGCACTGGTCACCTGGAGCCTGGCGCGCCCGGACCGGTTCCGCCCGCGCCACCTGGCCGTCACGGGGGCGGTGCTGCTCGGGTTCTTCGTGATCTACAACAGCAAGGTCGACATCTTCGTCTCGGACATCGTGACGGCAGGCAACGGCTGGTTCGCGAGCGTGCCGCAACTGCACTGGCCGTACCTCTACTTCGTGGGCGCCTGGCCGGCGATGCAGAACATCCTCGACGGGCAGGTGGCGCCTCCGGCCATTGCCGGCGCCGTGACGCTGAACGCGATCTGGAAACCCGCCGGCGACCTGCTGGGCCTGGTCGATTCGGTGCCGTTCGCCCTCCCGTTCACCGACATCGGGGCGACGCTGTTCAATGTCTACTCCATGTTCGGCATCCTCTACCAGGAGTGGACCTGGCCGGGCGCCGTGGCCATCTGCGGCCTGCTCGGCTTCGTGGGCACGCGCCTCTACCTGCGCGCGCGGTGGCCGGGCTACTGGGGACACGTCCTGGTCTACGCGCTGTTCGCCTACGGCCTGTTCATGAGCTGCTTCATGTACGTCTACCGCTTCAACGAGGCGGTGCTCATGCTCTACCTGTACGGGCTAGCGTTCGTGCTGCTGCGCGGCGGCGTGCTGGTCGATCGGAGACGGCATGACTGA
- a CDS encoding lipopolysaccharide biosynthesis protein, with protein MAALSLRRNFAWTLVGNIVYALCLWAQLALLTKLGGPEVVGRFSLGSAIASPVLMFAQLSLRPVLASDARGEYTFQDYLGLRVALLPPALLVVGLVAWFGYSPAQTLVICLFGLGRAVESMSDIYFGFQQKQERMDLAAVSLMAKGVAALALFGVVFRTTGSLDLSLASMVAGWLLVLVVFDLPRTARLVRACPGQSMRPRFDRAVMRRLALLSLPMGTVFLAIQLRATIPRAILERSHGEADLGIFSALSYLVIAGNTMTQALAQSSLAGLGRDVAARDTANLRRRLRQLTLLGVGLGIAGVVVSVVAGGPLLSLMYTPEYATQVPLLVLVMAGGAVLYVASLLGAPATAMRAFTSQLWVHLTSVAAMFAAGAVLVPRLGMMGAAWTMLIGSAWVLVGTGEIVRRGLRRLEGAP; from the coding sequence ATGGCCGCGCTCTCCCTGCGCCGGAACTTCGCCTGGACCCTGGTGGGCAACATCGTCTACGCGCTGTGCCTGTGGGCGCAGCTGGCGCTGCTCACCAAGCTGGGCGGCCCCGAGGTGGTGGGCCGGTTCTCGCTGGGCTCGGCCATCGCCTCGCCGGTGCTCATGTTCGCGCAGCTGAGCCTGCGGCCCGTGCTGGCCTCCGACGCGCGCGGCGAGTACACGTTCCAGGACTACCTGGGCCTGCGCGTGGCGCTGCTGCCGCCGGCGCTGCTGGTCGTGGGCCTGGTCGCCTGGTTCGGCTATTCACCGGCGCAGACGCTGGTCATCTGCCTGTTCGGCCTCGGTCGCGCCGTCGAATCCATGTCCGACATCTACTTCGGCTTCCAGCAGAAGCAGGAGCGCATGGACCTGGCCGCGGTCTCGCTCATGGCCAAGGGCGTGGCGGCGCTGGCCCTGTTCGGCGTCGTGTTCCGCACCACCGGCTCGCTCGACCTGAGCCTGGCCTCGATGGTGGCGGGCTGGCTGCTGGTGCTGGTCGTGTTCGACCTGCCGCGCACGGCCCGGCTCGTGCGCGCCTGCCCCGGCCAATCGATGCGGCCGCGCTTCGACCGCGCCGTCATGCGGCGCCTGGCCCTGCTCTCGCTGCCCATGGGCACGGTATTCCTGGCCATCCAGCTGCGTGCCACCATCCCGCGCGCCATCCTCGAGCGCTCGCACGGCGAGGCCGATCTGGGCATCTTCTCGGCGCTCTCGTACCTGGTCATCGCCGGCAACACCATGACACAGGCCCTCGCGCAGTCGTCCCTGGCCGGGCTGGGCCGCGACGTCGCGGCGCGCGACACGGCCAACCTGCGTCGTCGCCTGCGCCAGCTCACGCTGCTGGGCGTGGGCCTCGGCATTGCCGGCGTGGTCGTCTCGGTCGTCGCGGGCGGGCCGCTGCTCTCGCTGATGTACACGCCCGAGTACGCCACGCAGGTGCCGCTGCTGGTGCTGGTCATGGCCGGCGGCGCCGTGCTCTACGTGGCCAGCCTGCTCGGGGCGCCGGCCACGGCCATGCGCGCCTTCACGTCGCAGCTGTGGGTGCACCTCACCTCGGTGGCGGCCATGTTCGCCGCCGGCGCCGTGCTCGTGCCGCGCCTGGGCATGATGGGCGCCGCCTGGACCATGCTCATCGGCTCGGCCTGGGTGCTGGTGGGCACGGGGGAGATCGTGCGGCGCGGCCTGCGCAGGCTGGAGGGCGCGCCATGA
- a CDS encoding polysaccharide biosynthesis protein → MATSDESADRSDGRRRMHRAGTRLLSEDGRLTRLVRGHRLLFTLLFFGVLTAVSVTASFVLRFLVLDRFLATGMNQWHLWWLAMLAVTVPVRLLFLWASGVHRQSWRFASVEDLPPLVMSVLASSALIIIALWLFWRRPGGFPLSTLAIDMVLCLGLLTAGRFAYRIVGGPADRLGNRAPRRRAVVIGGGNAGALTIEAMQSPRLGGFKPVAVVDDNPHTRGMTIRGVPNLGSIEDIAEVARQVQAEVLVLAIPSATTTQLYRILGYCQETGLPLKSVPSFWEIMESDKPGVRRVEDFSTTSLLNRRPIVGDQEVLAGLLKGKRVLVTGAAGSIGSELCRQVVDGGAAFLACLDKDENGLFRIERELCDGGARCGMSFLLGDIRDEVRLERFFSDVKPDIVFHAAAYKHVPILQFHPEEAVLNNVLGTRQLAAMAVRHGVERFVMISTDKAVKPTNVMGASKQVAEKLVLGRHEQDGGVTRFMIIRFGNVLGSAGSVVEMFTRQIARGGPVTVTEPTMERFFMTIAEAVQLVLFAATMGTGGDVFILDMGQPVKIDDLARRMIRLSGLTPDVDIAITYTGLRPGEKLYEELWAEGEQPEATANPGVLAARRQPIDVAFVQAAAERLIAAARVGDRAALWSELLLLVPDFQGHTGDRAELPPTMPRVKQGGN, encoded by the coding sequence ATGGCCACGAGTGACGAATCCGCAGACCGGTCCGATGGTCGCCGCCGCATGCACCGGGCAGGCACGCGCCTGCTGAGCGAGGACGGACGGCTGACCCGCCTCGTCCGCGGACACCGCCTGCTGTTCACGCTCCTGTTCTTCGGCGTGCTGACGGCCGTCTCGGTCACGGCGTCGTTCGTGCTGCGCTTCCTCGTGCTCGACAGGTTCCTGGCCACCGGCATGAACCAGTGGCACCTGTGGTGGCTGGCCATGCTGGCGGTCACGGTGCCCGTGCGCCTGCTCTTTCTCTGGGCCTCGGGCGTGCACCGGCAGTCGTGGCGATTCGCCTCGGTCGAGGACTTGCCGCCGCTGGTGATGAGCGTGCTGGCGAGCAGCGCCCTGATCATCATCGCGCTGTGGCTGTTCTGGCGGCGCCCGGGCGGGTTCCCGCTGTCCACACTCGCCATCGACATGGTGCTCTGCCTGGGCCTGCTCACGGCCGGACGGTTCGCCTACCGCATCGTGGGCGGTCCTGCCGACCGCCTGGGTAACCGCGCCCCGCGCCGCCGCGCCGTGGTGATCGGCGGCGGCAACGCCGGCGCACTGACCATCGAAGCCATGCAGTCGCCGCGCCTGGGCGGCTTCAAGCCCGTGGCCGTGGTCGACGACAACCCGCACACGCGCGGCATGACCATCCGCGGCGTGCCCAACCTCGGCTCCATCGAGGACATTGCCGAGGTCGCGCGCCAGGTGCAGGCCGAAGTGCTGGTGCTGGCCATTCCCTCGGCCACCACCACGCAGCTGTACCGCATTCTCGGCTATTGCCAGGAGACGGGGCTGCCGCTCAAGTCGGTGCCCAGCTTCTGGGAGATCATGGAGTCCGACAAGCCGGGCGTGCGGCGCGTGGAGGACTTCTCCACCACCAGCCTGCTGAACCGGCGGCCCATCGTCGGCGACCAGGAGGTGCTGGCCGGCCTGCTCAAGGGCAAGCGCGTGCTGGTGACCGGCGCGGCCGGCAGCATCGGCTCCGAGCTGTGCCGGCAGGTGGTCGACGGCGGCGCGGCCTTCCTGGCCTGCCTCGACAAGGACGAGAACGGCCTGTTCCGCATCGAACGCGAGCTGTGCGACGGCGGCGCGCGCTGCGGCATGTCGTTCCTGCTGGGCGATATCCGCGACGAGGTGCGGCTGGAGCGCTTCTTCAGCGACGTGAAGCCCGACATCGTCTTCCACGCCGCGGCCTACAAGCACGTGCCCATCCTGCAGTTCCATCCCGAGGAAGCGGTGCTGAACAACGTGCTGGGCACGCGGCAACTGGCGGCCATGGCCGTGCGCCACGGCGTCGAGCGCTTCGTCATGATCTCCACCGACAAGGCCGTGAAGCCCACCAACGTGATGGGCGCCAGCAAGCAGGTGGCCGAGAAGCTGGTGCTCGGCCGCCACGAACAGGACGGCGGCGTCACGCGCTTCATGATCATCCGCTTCGGCAACGTGCTGGGCTCGGCCGGCAGCGTGGTGGAGATGTTCACGCGCCAGATCGCGCGCGGCGGCCCTGTCACCGTCACCGAGCCGACCATGGAGCGCTTCTTCATGACCATCGCCGAGGCGGTGCAGCTGGTGCTGTTCGCCGCGACCATGGGCACCGGCGGCGACGTCTTCATCCTCGACATGGGCCAGCCGGTGAAGATCGACGACCTGGCGCGCCGCATGATCCGCCTCTCGGGCCTCACGCCCGACGTGGACATCGCCATCACCTACACCGGCCTGCGCCCGGGCGAGAAACTCTACGAGGAACTGTGGGCCGAGGGAGAACAGCCCGAGGCCACGGCCAATCCCGGCGTGCTGGCCGCGCGCCGCCAGCCCATCGACGTGGCCTTCGTGCAGGCGGCCGCCGAGCGCCTGATCGCCGCCGCGCGCGTTGGCGACCGCGCCGCGCTCTGGAGCGAGTTGCTGCTCCTGGTGCCCGACTTCCAGGGCCACACCGGCGACAGGGCCGAGCTGCCGCCGACCATGCCCCGCGTGAAGCAGGGCGGCAACTGA
- a CDS encoding NAD-dependent epimerase/dehydratase family protein — MKHVLVTGATGFVAATTIPALQRAGWTVTGALWQPGDAAQLPPGCRSVVVGDIGPGTDWTAALAGVQAVVHLAARVHQDERGPAADAAHARVNTQGTATLAAAAARAGVTRFVYLSSVKAIGGASPRGRPWTEATPCSPPDAYGLSKLAAEQALAALGETAGLSWCALRPPLVYGPGVRANLDRLQRLILAGRWLPVGGVTNRRSLIFVGNLADLIVRVLERPDITGAFVVRDGEDLSTPELARRLGAALGRPARLLPVPVRVLETAARTAGRSRLVERLFGDLAVDDALLRSRLEWTPPFTVDEGCGRWRRRCAVVGRAKQYSTPRAFSRSRSRSCWPAPASPRAPCRAPNPAGSGRGPRAGTKGRGACRAGRPRRRRPSPARSGW, encoded by the coding sequence ATGAAGCACGTCCTGGTCACCGGCGCCACCGGCTTCGTGGCTGCGACAACGATCCCGGCGCTGCAGCGCGCGGGCTGGACCGTGACCGGCGCCCTCTGGCAGCCGGGCGATGCGGCGCAGCTGCCGCCCGGGTGCCGCAGTGTCGTGGTCGGCGACATCGGGCCGGGCACCGACTGGACCGCCGCGCTGGCCGGCGTGCAGGCCGTGGTGCACCTCGCCGCGCGCGTGCACCAGGACGAGCGCGGCCCGGCCGCCGATGCGGCGCACGCGCGGGTCAACACGCAGGGCACCGCGACGCTGGCCGCCGCCGCCGCGCGCGCCGGTGTCACCCGCTTCGTCTACCTCAGTTCGGTGAAGGCCATCGGCGGCGCCTCGCCGCGCGGCCGCCCCTGGACCGAGGCCACACCCTGCAGCCCGCCCGACGCCTACGGTTTGAGCAAGCTCGCGGCCGAGCAGGCGCTGGCCGCGCTCGGAGAGACGGCCGGCCTGTCGTGGTGCGCGTTGCGGCCGCCGCTGGTCTACGGCCCGGGTGTGCGTGCCAATCTCGACCGCCTGCAACGGCTCATCCTCGCCGGACGCTGGCTGCCGGTGGGCGGCGTCACCAACCGGCGCAGCCTCATCTTCGTGGGCAACCTCGCCGACCTCATTGTGCGCGTGCTTGAACGCCCCGACATCACCGGCGCCTTCGTCGTGCGTGACGGCGAAGACCTCTCCACGCCCGAACTGGCCCGGCGCCTGGGCGCGGCGCTCGGCCGCCCGGCGCGCCTGCTGCCGGTGCCGGTGCGCGTGCTCGAGACTGCGGCGCGTACTGCCGGGCGCAGCCGCCTGGTCGAACGCCTGTTCGGCGACCTGGCGGTGGACGATGCGTTGCTGCGCTCGCGTCTGGAGTGGACGCCGCCGTTCACGGTGGACGAGGGTTGCGGGCGATGGCGGCGGCGGTGCGCCGTGGTCGGTAGGGCCAAACAGTATTCTACACCCCGGGCGTTTTCCCGTTCCCGTTCTCGGTCATGCTGGCCCGCACCCGCGTCACCACGCGCACCGTGTAGAGCACCGAACCCAGCAGGATCAGGCCGAGGGCCGCGCGCAGGAACGAAGGGCCGCGGTGCGTGCCGAGCAGGCCGGCCGCGCCGCAGGCGCCCATCGCCAGCGCGTAGCGGATGGTGA
- a CDS encoding O-antigen ligase family protein gives MLAKPMLRPSDWPLRSAASWQSALVMVMLAAGFLSIAASQLALGLSLLLMLYRWFVQKERPPFTGLERTAAALALWALAMVPLSTNVAQSALYYRRFYLFAAIWTCAAAATTERRRGLMLAFFLGGALVTCLHDQVYQLFTHGSLFGDRMDVTFNSMTSGALLMLAALVALGFLLAPGVGRRLRLVMVLVLVPLLAGVAMTMTRSAELGLLAGAGVMLLVVRPRLFGIFAGVLLIAALVVLFYGKHFLPPLVNERLSPAHLLGGENTVLRREMWGGGWGMVKAHPWTGVGDRGLEELSRQYYTSTTDRYWGHLHSNIVHMAAIWGVPGLVFGQGFLLAGFWYLLKRWRLLRRHTGHPLAAGWTLGALGMWMGFFVAGLTEWYFGDAEPMLIYLAVLGIALGGGHHAATDASAHTAA, from the coding sequence TTGCTCGCCAAGCCCATGCTGCGTCCCTCGGACTGGCCCCTGCGCTCGGCTGCCTCCTGGCAGTCGGCGCTGGTGATGGTCATGCTCGCGGCAGGGTTCCTCTCGATCGCCGCCAGCCAGCTGGCGCTGGGCCTCTCCCTTTTGCTGATGCTCTACCGCTGGTTCGTGCAGAAGGAGCGCCCGCCGTTCACCGGGCTGGAGCGCACCGCCGCGGCGCTGGCACTGTGGGCGCTGGCGATGGTGCCGCTGTCGACGAACGTGGCGCAGTCGGCCCTTTACTACCGCCGGTTCTACCTGTTCGCCGCCATCTGGACCTGTGCCGCCGCAGCCACCACCGAGCGCAGGCGCGGGTTGATGCTCGCCTTCTTCCTGGGCGGCGCGCTGGTCACGTGCCTGCACGACCAGGTCTACCAGTTGTTCACCCACGGCAGCCTGTTCGGCGACCGCATGGACGTCACCTTCAACTCGATGACCAGCGGCGCGCTGCTGATGCTGGCAGCGCTGGTGGCACTGGGCTTCCTGCTGGCGCCCGGCGTGGGCCGCCGCCTGCGGCTGGTCATGGTGCTGGTGCTGGTGCCGCTGCTGGCGGGTGTGGCCATGACCATGACGCGCAGCGCCGAGCTGGGCCTGCTGGCCGGCGCCGGTGTCATGCTGCTGGTGGTGCGGCCGCGACTGTTCGGCATCTTCGCGGGAGTGCTCCTGATTGCCGCGCTGGTGGTCCTGTTCTACGGCAAGCACTTCCTGCCCCCGCTGGTGAACGAACGCCTGTCCCCCGCCCACCTGCTGGGCGGCGAGAACACCGTCCTGAGGCGCGAGATGTGGGGCGGCGGCTGGGGGATGGTGAAGGCGCATCCCTGGACCGGCGTGGGCGACCGCGGCCTCGAGGAACTGAGCCGCCAGTACTACACCAGCACCACCGACCGCTACTGGGGCCACCTGCACAGCAACATCGTGCACATGGCGGCCATCTGGGGCGTGCCCGGGCTGGTGTTCGGGCAGGGCTTCCTGCTGGCGGGATTCTGGTACCTGCTGAAGCGCTGGCGCCTGCTGCGCCGGCACACCGGGCATCCCCTGGCTGCGGGCTGGACCCTCGGCGCCCTGGGAATGTGGATGGGCTTCTTCGTGGCCGGCCTGACGGAGTGGTACTTCGGCGATGCCGAACCCATGCTCATCTACCTGGCCGTGCTGGGGATCGCGCTGGGCGGCGGCCATCACGCGGCGACGGACGCCTCTGCACACACCGCTGCTTGA
- the asnB gene encoding asparagine synthase (glutamine-hydrolyzing) — protein MCGIAGFMLPEGARTDQSPLEVLRRMGSALAHRGPDDADAWATADGCVGLAHRRLSIVDLSAAGHQPMASHSGRFMLTFNGEIYNHLDLRAQLGAAAPAWRGHSDTETLLAGFDTWGVEETVARTIGMFAFAAWDAASRELVLGRDRLGEKPLYYGRQGGVLLFGSELKALRAHPAFNAGIDRGALALFLRHSCVPAPYSIYEGIAKLPPGSLLRIDAQGRDAGPHRYWDARQAVAAGQANPFAGSPDEAVTALDTLLRDAVLRQMMSDVPLGAFLSGGIDSSTIVALMQAQSTRPVRTFTIGFQEGSYSEAAHARAVARHLGTDHTELEVTPAQTLDVIPRLPTMYDEPFADVSQVPTFVVSQLTRRHVTVAISGDAGDELFGGYQRYVLGQNLWRRFSRLPVPARAVLAGMIRAVSPAAWNRLAGPSQRRLPVGLAQANVGDKLHKGADVMTARSAAELYRRLVSHWPDPALLVVGGVEPATILTTPDLQPQAAHFVHHMMAMDLVTYLPDDILVKVDRAAMATSLEVRVPMLDHRVVEFAWSLPIDYKLRGGVGKWPLRQVLDRYVPRELVERPKMGFGVPIDSWLRGPLRAWAEDLLDETRLRNEGYLEPAPIRRKWAEHLSGRRNWQYHLWDVLMFQEWLRATVGTASR, from the coding sequence ATGTGCGGCATTGCCGGATTCATGTTGCCCGAAGGGGCGCGGACCGACCAGTCCCCGCTCGAGGTGCTGCGCCGGATGGGCTCCGCCCTGGCCCACCGTGGGCCCGACGACGCCGACGCCTGGGCCACCGCCGACGGCTGCGTGGGCCTGGCGCACCGTCGCCTGTCCATCGTCGACCTCTCGGCGGCCGGCCACCAGCCCATGGCCTCGCACAGCGGCCGCTTCATGCTCACCTTCAACGGCGAGATCTACAACCATCTCGACCTGCGCGCGCAACTGGGCGCGGCGGCGCCCGCCTGGCGCGGCCATTCCGACACCGAGACGCTGCTCGCCGGCTTCGACACCTGGGGCGTGGAGGAGACGGTCGCGCGCACCATCGGCATGTTCGCCTTCGCGGCGTGGGACGCCGCATCGCGCGAACTGGTGCTCGGCCGCGACCGCCTGGGCGAGAAGCCGCTCTACTACGGCCGGCAGGGCGGCGTGCTCCTGTTCGGCTCCGAGCTGAAGGCGCTGCGCGCGCACCCGGCGTTCAACGCCGGCATCGATCGCGGCGCGCTCGCCCTCTTCCTGCGCCACAGCTGCGTGCCGGCGCCGTATTCCATCTACGAGGGCATCGCGAAACTGCCGCCGGGCTCGCTGCTGCGGATCGATGCGCAAGGGCGCGACGCCGGCCCGCACCGCTACTGGGACGCGCGGCAGGCCGTGGCCGCCGGCCAGGCCAACCCGTTCGCCGGCTCGCCCGACGAGGCGGTCACCGCCCTCGATACCCTGCTGCGCGACGCCGTCCTGCGGCAGATGATGTCCGACGTGCCGCTGGGCGCGTTCCTGTCCGGCGGCATCGACTCCTCGACCATCGTGGCGCTCATGCAGGCGCAGTCGACCCGGCCCGTGCGCACCTTCACCATCGGCTTCCAGGAAGGCAGCTACAGCGAGGCCGCCCATGCGCGCGCCGTGGCCCGCCACCTGGGCACCGACCACACCGAGCTCGAAGTCACTCCGGCGCAGACGCTCGACGTGATTCCCCGCCTGCCGACCATGTACGACGAACCGTTCGCCGACGTCTCGCAGGTTCCCACCTTCGTGGTGTCGCAGCTGACGCGCCGGCATGTGACCGTGGCCATCAGCGGCGACGCGGGTGACGAGCTCTTTGGCGGCTACCAGCGCTACGTGCTGGGCCAGAACCTGTGGCGGCGGTTCTCGCGCCTGCCCGTGCCGGCCCGCGCGGTCCTGGCCGGGATGATCCGTGCGGTGAGTCCTGCCGCCTGGAACCGGCTGGCGGGTCCTTCCCAGAGGCGACTGCCGGTGGGGCTGGCGCAGGCCAACGTGGGCGACAAGCTGCACAAGGGCGCCGACGTGATGACGGCGCGCTCGGCCGCCGAACTCTACCGCCGCCTGGTCAGCCACTGGCCGGACCCGGCGTTGCTCGTGGTCGGCGGCGTCGAGCCCGCCACCATCCTGACCACGCCGGACCTGCAGCCGCAGGCCGCCCACTTCGTCCACCACATGATGGCGATGGACCTGGTCACGTACCTGCCCGACGACATCCTCGTGAAGGTCGACCGCGCCGCGATGGCCACCAGCCTCGAGGTTCGCGTGCCCATGCTCGACCATCGCGTGGTCGAGTTCGCCTGGTCATTGCCCATCGACTACAAGCTGCGGGGCGGCGTCGGCAAGTGGCCGCTGCGCCAGGTGCTCGACCGCTACGTTCCGCGCGAACTGGTCGAGCGGCCGAAGATGGGCTTCGGCGTGCCCATCGACAGCTGGCTGCGCGGCCCGCTGCGCGCCTGGGCCGAAGACCTGCTCGACGAGACCCGCCTGCGCAACGAGGGCTACCTCGAACCGGCGCCCATCCGCCGCAAGTGGGCCGAGCATCTCTCCGGACGCCGCAACTGGCAGTACCACCTGTGGGACGTTCTCATGTTCCAGGAATGGTTGCGCGCGACCGTGGGCACGGCGTCGCGCTGA